The genomic DNA AAATGAATACGAAACATGAGAATAGTCGATATCTCCCAGGCATTACATTGCCAAGCACAATCGTAGCCTACTCTTCTTTAGAAGAAGCATTAGTAGATGTAAATACAGTACTGCTAGTAGTACCGACGAAAGCGTACAGAGATGTATTACAAGAGATGAAAGAAATTGTTACAGAACCGATTACTTGGATTCATGCGAGTAAAGGGATTGAACCTGGTACGTCAAAACGTATTTCGGAAGTGATCGAGGAAGAAATTCCAGAGAACTTAATTAAAGATGTTGTTGTATTGTCTGGACCGAGTCATGCTGAAGAAGTTGGTTTACGACAAGCGACAACAGTTACGTCTGCAGCAAAGCGTATGGAAGCGGCTGAGGAAGTACAAGATTTATTTATGAATAGTTATTTCCGTGTATACACAAATCCAGATATCGTTGGAGTTGAACTTGGTGGTGCGTTAAAAAATATTATCGCATTAGCTGCTGGTATAACTGATGGTCTTGGATTAGGTGATAATGCAAAAGCGGCATTGATGACACGTGGTTTAACAGAGATTGCTCGTTTAGGAAGAAAAATGGGCGGGAATCCGTTAACGTTTGCTGGTCTAACCGGTATGGGAGACTTAATTGTAACTTGTACAAGTGTTCATAGCCGAAATTGGCGCGCTGGAAATATGCTTGGAAAAGGACATTCTTTAGAAGAAGTGTTAGAAAGCATGGGTATGGTTGTGGAAGGTGTAAGAACAACGAAAGCTGCTCATGAATTGGCAGAGAAAATGGAAGTTGAAATGCCGATTACAGCTGCTTTATATGACGTGCTGTTCAATGGGAATAACGTAAAAGATGCGGTAGGCTCATTGATGGGACGTGTTCGAAAACATGAAGTGGAAGCTATACCTGACTTACTGTAAAGAAAAGCGACAGAAGTACATTTGTACTTCTGTCGCTTTTTTATTTTATGGGTCTTTTCACCATTTTTTTATTTTTGCATAGGATGAAGAGTAACTTGAGGAGAGGGTGAAAAGAATGGATAATAACATTTTTAATAATATTGAGAAGGAAGCGAAAGTAAATAAAGAGGATATTTTTAAATTAGCGTCATCCGTGCAAAATGCGAATTTACGTGATGAAACTGTACTTCGTCAATTAATTCATCAAGTGGCTCTTATGGCGGGACGTGAAGTGCCGAAAGAGCAAGAGGATCAAATTGTAAAAGCGATTATTAATAATAATATGCCAGCAGATTTTGGCTCGTTAAGCAAAATGTTTAAAAAATAAATTATGAGAAACAAAGAGTTTGTAGATTGCATATGATAGCCATGAAAGAATAGGAATAGAGCTGTTTTTGGGCATATTTGGTCAACCGAAGCGAGAGATACAATCGCTTCGGTTTTATTTTTATCTAGATTAGTGGAAAATGCTGAAAAACCTATTGATTAAAGTTACATATTCGTAATTTGTAGTAAAATGTTCTTTTTGTATTTGTTTAAAGATTTTAATTTGTTAAAATAGTATAAAAATAGATTAATAAAAAGGGGTGTGTATATGTCAGAAGGGCTTATGAAAATGTGGTTGGCTTTAGGGGCAATTGGATTTATGTTTTTTGCAGTAAGTTTTATTTTATTAAGTAGACATAAAATACAGAATAAATTATTGAAAGGGATTACAGCGTTAGTAGCGTACACCCTTATGGTTGTGTCAGGAATTGTTATTTTTCTTGTTGTATTTAGTGGACCTGTACAGCAGTAAATGGAATGGTCTCGAAAATACTACATACGGAGCAAGTTATATTAGTATGAAAAGGTGATGCTAGTGAAAAAAGTCCATATTATTTTAATATTTTGTTGTATGAGCCTTTTAACGGGGTGTCTGTATCCGAAAGAAAATATGAAGCAAAATGCGGTTCCTTATGAAGATCAGCTACAGGTTGTTCAAAAAGCTGTTGTGACATTTAAGGAGCAAAATGATGGGATATTGCCAATTAAGACGAGGGATATGAGTACACCTATTTATCAAAAGTATCCAATCGACTTTCAACAGATTGCCCCGCGTTACATACAAGAAGCACCAGGGAATGCATATGAAAGTGGAGGAGTATATCAATACGTATTAATAGACGTTGAAACAAATCCAACAGTAAAGTTAATTGATGTTAGGATGGCTGAACAAATTCAGGAACTATCTTTAAAGCTTAGGATGTATCGTGATGAACATCAATATCCACCTTTTAAAAAAGTAATTTCAGATGGTGTATATGAATTGGATTTTAAAAAACTAGGATATAAAGATGTGCCACAAGTGACAAGTCCATATTCTGGTAAAGGACTTCCTTTTGTAATTAATGAAAAAGGAGAAGTTTTTGTTGATTATAGAATCGACTTATATGACGCTTTGAAAAAAAATGAAGGGCAGTTTACGGAGGGAGAAGATATTCGAAATATACTTTCGAAAGGTTCCCCGTTTGTACCAGCTTATTCTTTACCGTACACAGTAAAGGACGGAGAACCAATTTTTTTAAAATCATAAGTCATGAACCTTTCTTTTAGTGAATAAGTTCTAGAAGAAAGGTTTTTTATGTTATACAACTTACGATGCAAACAAAAGATATTTTTTAATAGTCATATGAAATTGGACAAAATTATATGATATATTGTCCGAACTTCTAGAATACCATTATATTATATCAGATATTATAGGCAACGTTAGAGAAGGTATTAGTTGACTATAAAAGCGGAATTATTCCCAAAAATTTTGAGGGAGGGAATCACTTGGAAAAGGTAGATATTTTTAAAGATATTGCAGAACGAACAGGCGGTGATATTTATTTTGGAGTTGTAGGAGCTGTTCGAACAGGGAAATCAACATTCATTAAAAAATTTATGGAACTTGTAGTTATTCCAAATATTGAGAATGAGTCTGACCGTCAAAGAGCGCAGGATGAATTGCCTCAAAGTGCTGCTGGTCGTACAATTATGACGACGGAACCGAAGTTTGTTCCAAACCAAGCGGTTTCTATCGAAGTAGATGAAGGACTTGAAGTGAATATTCGATTAGTAGATTGTGTTGGATATACGGTTCCAGGAGCGAAGGGCTATGAGGATGAGAATGGCCCGCGCATGATTAATACCCCTTGGTATGAAGAACCTATTCCATTCCATGAAGCTGCAGAAATCGGCACGCGTAAAGTAATTCAAGAACATTCAACAATTGGTGTTGTAATTACAACAGATGGAACAATTGGTGAAATTCCAAGAAGAGATTATATAGAGGCAGAAGAACGCGTTGTAAATGAATTGAAAGAAGTAGGAAAACCTTTCATTATGATAATTAATACGGTACAGCCGTATCATCCAGATACAGAGCAATTACGCCAAAGTTTATCAGAAGAATATGATATCCCGGTTATTGCAATGAGTGTGGAGAGTTTAAGAGAAACAGATGTATATAATGTACTTCGTGAAGCGCTATTTGAATTCCCTGTATTAGAAGTGAATGTGAACCTTCCGAGCTGGGTAATGGTGCTAAATGAAGGGCATTGGTTGCGTCAAAGTTATCAAGAAGCAGTTCAAGAAACTGTGAAGGATATAAAACGTCTTCGTGATGTGGATCGGGTTGTTTGGCAGTTTAGTCAATATGAATTTATTGATCGAGCGAGCTTAGCTGGCATTGATATGGGGCAAGGTGTGGCGGAGATTGATTTATATGCGCCAGATGAATTATATGATCAGATTTTAAAAGAAGTAGTAGGGGTAGAAATTCGGGGGAAAGATCATTTATTGAAGCTTATGCTCGATTTATCTCATGCGAAAACAGAATACGACCAAGTCGCAGACGCACTGCGTATGGTTAAGCAAACAGGATATGGTGTAGCAGCGCCTGCGCTAGCAGATATGAGCTTAGATGAGCCAGAAATTATTCGTCACGGTTCAAGGTTTGGTGTGAAGTTAAAAGCGGTAGCGCCATCCATTCATATGATTAAAGTAGATGTAGAGTCAACGTTTGAACCGATCATTGGTACTGAAAAGCAAAGTGAAGAATTAGTTCGTTATTTAATGCAAGATTTTGAAGATGACCCGTTATCAATTTGGAATTCTGATATATTTGGACGTTCGCTTAGCTCAATTGTTCGAGAAGGAATTCAAGCGAAATTATCCTTAATGCCAGAAAACGCTAGATATAAATTAAAAGAAACGCTAGAAAGAATTATTAATGAAGGATCTGGCGGATTAATTGCGATTATACTATAAGAAAAATCCCTCTCATTGTAGAGGGATTTTTTGTTTTTTTTTGATTATAAAATAGAAAAATAAACAGTCATTATCTAATACATTGTTGTAAACTGTCAAGTTTCATCAGATTTTCACATTTTCACAGTAACAATTTCCTTAAAAATATTGAATTATAAAGGAGAATCGTATAATATAGGCGTTGATAATGATTTATCTACATCTTTGTAGTATAGAATTTGTAAAAATTGCCTACAAATGAAAGTAAGACTCATTTTATGATCATTATACAGTCTTATCTTTGGGAGGAGGTGAATGGCATGAACAAGACAGATTTAATCAATGCTGTTGCAGAAGCAAGTTCCCTTTCTAAAAAGGACGCAACAAAAGCAGTAGACGCTGTTTTTGATTCTATCTTAGAAGCTTTAAAACAAGGTGATAAAGTACAACTGATCGGATTCGGTAACTTCGAAGTTCGTGAGCGTGCGGCTCGTAAAGGTCGTAACCCACAAACAGGTGAGGAGATTGAAATCGCTGCAAGTAAAGTACCTGCATTCAAACCTGGTAAAGCGTTAAAAGATGCGGTTAAATAATCCTTACATATTAACAGGGAAGAAGAGTTTCCTTTTTGGGAACTCTTCTTTTTGCTTTTAAAAACATAAATATGCTAGAATGTGTTCGTATCACTTTTAGGTTTTCGGGAGGGCTAGCGGATGGCAAAAGTTAATTTAGAACAAATTGAACATGCAGTACGCCTTATTTTAGAGGCGATTGGGGATGATCCAAATCGTGAGGGAGTACTTGATACACCAAAACGTGTTGCAAAAATGTACGCAGAAGTGTTCTCAGGTATGCATGAAGATCCGAAAGAGCATTTGCATAAAGTATTCGGAGAAGATCACGAAGAGCTTGTACTAGTAAAAGATATACCATTTTATTCGATGTGTGAGCATCATTTAGTTCCATTCTATGGAGTTGCTCACGTTGCATATATTCCGCAAGGTGGAAAGGTGACAGGGTTAAGTAAATTAGCTCGTACTGTAGATACAATTGCACGTCGTCCACAACTGCAAGAACGTATTACATCAACAGTAGCGAACTCTATTATGGAAGTATTAGAGCCTCATGGTGTAATGGTAGTAGTAGAAGCAGAACATATGTGTATGACGATGCGTGGTGTGAAAAAACCAGGTGCGAAAACAGTAACGACAGCAGTGCGTGGTGTGCTTGAAAATGATGCTGCAGCGCGCAGTGAAATTTTATCGTTTATTAAAACGAAGTAAAGAAAAGCGGGAAACTGCTTTTCTTTTTTTTTTTAGTAAATAAATGATATAGTTTTAGCTAGACAGAGTGAGATTAGAAAAATTGCTTACATGAATGGTAGGTGTAGCCAAGTTTTGGTTATAGAAAATAGAGTGTATGTGTTATAATAAGTTTTATGAATTAGAAAACAAGGGTGATTTTTTGTGTGTGACATCTACGGAGGGTATGCGGGTATAAAAGAGAAATTGATGGAGAAATTACGCCATCCTTATTTTATAAACTATATTGAAGAACCATTTATTGATGAAGAAAAGATAGCATTGTTATATGGTGCTTTAAAGAGTGCAAACTTACATATAGAACAAATTGAGCATTACGTAGTAACGATTATGCTTGTGCAAATTGCGCTTGATACGCATGAAAAGGTATCAAATAAAGCAGGCGAGGAAGCGATTGAATCGCATAAATGTCGTCAATTAACAGTACTTGCAGGCGATTACTATAGTGGACTATATTATTATTTATTGTCTATGAATCGTGATATTGTTTTAATTCGTGCACTTGCTGAAGGAATTAAAGAGATAAATGAACACAAAATTATGTTATACCAAAAAGCGCATGAAACGACGGATGACATAATGAAAAGCGTAGTAACGATTGAGTCTGCGCTCCTTCAAAAAACATGTGATCATTTTCAATTATCACATTGGAAGCCATTTATCACATACGTATTAGGTGGAAATCGTCTTCAAAAAGAAATTCAATTGTATGCTGATAAACAACATTCACCTGTTTTTCAAGCGATGCAAGATGCTTTAGGGGATAAAGCAGAAGTAGTGATTAATAGTTGGATGATGGAATTGAGAAAGAAAGAAAAACAATTTTTAGAAAATCACATAGACATTAATGAAATAAATTCTGTGTTAAGGGATAAATAGAAGACATAAGCAATTTTACATTGGAAGAAGGTACGAGCATGCAACAATCAAAAGAAGAAAGAGTACATGACGTATTTGAAAAGATTTCTGATAAATACGATGTGATGAATTCTGTAATTAGTTTTCAAAGACATAAAGCGTGGCGTAAAGAAACGATGCGAATTATGGATGTACAACCAGGTAGTCAAGCGCTTGATGTATGCTGTGGAACCGCAGATTGGACAATTGCGCTAGCTGGAGCGGTAGGTGAACAAGGAAAGGTTGTTGGCTTAGACTTCAGTGAAAATATGTTATCTGTCGGTAAGCAAAAGGTAGAGGCGTTACAATTAAAACAAGTAGAACTTCTACATGGGAATGCAATGGAACTTCCATTTGAAGATAATACGTTTGATTATGTGACGATTGGGTTTGGTTTACGTAACGTACCGGATTATATGCACGTATTAAAAGAAATGACACGTGTAGTAAAACCAGGTGGAAAAGTAATCTGTTTAGAAACATCTCAACCAACAATGATTGGTTTTCGACAAGGGTATATTTTATACTTTAAATATATCATGCCGTTATTTGGAAAGATGTTTGCGAAAAGTTATAAAGAATATTCATGGCTTCAAGAATCTGCTAGTACGTTCCCAGGGATGAAAGAACTGGCTCAAATGTTTGAGCAAGCTGGACTTGAACGTGTGCAAGTAAAACCATTTACTTTTGGGGTAGCAGCGATGCATTTAGGTATTAAACCAGAATCAAAATAGAAAAAAGAAGTTTTAGGTTAAGGTGAACAATATGAAGTTACAACTTATGTACTCTTTTTTACGATCGGATATTAATGTGATAGAAAAAGAATTAAAAAAGACAGTCGCTTCTGAACAGCCATTAGTAGAAGAGGCAGCATTACAGCTTATTGAAGCTGGTGGGAAGCGAATTCGTCCTGTATTTGTGTTGCTTGCAGGGAAATTTGGAGATTATAAGTTAGATGCAATTAAGCATGTTGCTGTTGCGTTAGAACTTATTCATATGGCTTCTCTTGTTCACGATGATGTTATTGATGCTGCATTTTTACGACGCGGCAGTGCGACTGTGAATGCAAAATGGGGAGATCGTATTGCGATGTATACAGGGGACTATCTGTTCGCTAAGTCTCTTGAATGTATAACAAATATCGAAATTCCAGAGGCACATCAAGCGTTATCGCATACTATTTTAGAAGTCTGTAAAGGTGAAATTGAACAAATTAAAGATAAATACAATTATGACCAAAATTTAAGAACGTATTTAAGAAGAATAAAGCGAAAAACAGCATTATTAATTGCCGCGAGTTGTCAATTGGGAGCGATTGCTGCTGGTGCTAATCGTGATACGGTAAATCGTCTATTTTGGTATGGGTATTTTGTAGGAATGTCTTATCAAATTATTGATGACATTTTAGACTTCGTTTCTACAGAAGAGAAACTTGGAAAACCTGCTGGTGGAGATTTACTACAAGGGAATATTACACTTCCTGCTTTATATGCGATGGAAGATCCCGTACTTCGTCAGAAAATCACATCTGTACATGAAAATTCAACAGCAAGTGAAATGCAAGAAATTATTGATGCTGTAAAAAATAGTACAGCAATTGATCAAGCATTTGCGTTTAGTGAACGTTATTTACATAAAGCTTTAGAAATAATAAAACCACTCCCACGTGGACAAGCAAAGTACGCATTACAAAATGTTGCAAAGTATATTGGAAAACGAAAATTTTAATGTTTATTCTAAAAAATAAAATAATCTCTCTATTTCAAAACTATTGCACAATTGTGATAAGGGTGATAATATGTGTGTGGGGATATACAATTACATACATAATTCAGAAGTGGAGAGATTTTTTATGGAAAAAACATTTCTAATGGTAAAACCAGACGGTGTACAACGTGCCTTCATTGGGGAAATTGTAGCTCGTTTTGAGAAAAAAGGCTTTCAATTAGTTGGTGCAAAATTAATGCAAGTCACTCCGGAAATTGCTGGACAACACTACGCTGAGCATAAGGAAAAACCTTTCTTTGGTGAGTTAGTAGACTTTATTACATCTGGACCTGTGTTCGCAATGGTATGGCAAGGTGAAGGTGTAGTAGATACAGCGCGTAACATGATGGGGAAAACAAGACCACATGAAGCAGCTCCTGGAACAATTCGTGGAGATTTCGGTGTAACTGTTGCGAAAAACATTATCCATGGTTCTGATTCTTTAGAAAGCGCAGAGCGCGAGATTGCTATTTTCTTTAAAGAAGAAGAATTAGTTGACTACTCAAAATTAATGAATGAATGGATTTACTAATTATTTTGAAATAATTTGTAAACGCTTTAATCACTGTGATAATAGTAAAAAGTGCAAGAAGAATAGGGGTATTCTTCTTGCACTTTTTTTATTTTCAATTAGTTACGAAGTTTGAGCTGTTATGATATATTGATATTTAAATTAGGCCTATCGGAAATATAGAATAAGAAAATGGTCGATATATGATATAATTTCTTTAATATTTTTAGAATGATAAAAGTTAATATAGTGAGATAAATACATATACGAAAAGAGGAATAACGTATGCGATATATTACAGCTGGTGAATCTCATGGTCCGCAACTTACAACAATTATAGAGGGTGTTCCAGCAGGATTGTCTTTAGTAGCGGATGATATAAACGAAGAGTTAGCTAGAAGGCAAAAGGGGTATGGGCGTGGTAGACGCATGCAAATTGAAACGGATCAAGTGCAAATTTTAAGTGGTGTTAGACATGGAGAAACATTAGGTTCCCCTATTGCACTCGTTGTTGAAAATCGTGATTTTGCCCATTGGATAAAAGTTATGGGTGCAGAACCTTTAACGAAACAAGAAGAAAAAGAGATGAAAAGGAAAGTGACAAAACCAAGGCCTGGGCATGCTGATTTAAATGGTGCAATTAAATATGGTCATAGAGATATGAGGAATGTACTGGAACGTTCGTCAGCGCGCGAAACGACGGTGCGTGTTGCTGCTGGTGCGGTTGCTAAAAAGGTGTTAGCAGAACTTGGTATTGAAGTGGCGGGCCATGTAATTGAAATTGGCGGTGTACAAGCTAAGGAGGTTACGTATAGTTCAATTGAAGAATTAAAGAGTATTACAGAAGCATCTCCTGTACGTTGCTTAGATGACGAAGCTGGTAACCAAATGATGAAAGCGATTGATGATGCGAAAGCAAATGGTGATTCAATTGGTGGAATCGTTGAAGTAATTGTGGAAGGAATGCCAATTGGAGTAGGTAGCTACGTGCATTATGATCGAAAACTGGATGCGAAATTAGCAGCTGCAATTATGAGTATTAATGCTTTTAAAGGTGTCGAGATTGGAATTGGTTTTGAAGCAGCGCATAGACCGGGAAGTGAAGTTCATGATGAAATTCTATGGAATGAGGAGCATGGATATACAAAAAGAACAAATAATGCAGGTGGATTGGAAGGTGGTATGACGACTGGAATGCCAATTGTTGTGCGCGGTGTGATGAAACCGATACCTACACTTTATAAACCTCTTCAAAGTGTAGATATTGATACGAAAGAGCCTTTTACAGCGAGCATTGAACGTTCAGATAGTTGTGCAGTACCAGCAGCTAGTGTCGTTGCAGAAGCGGTTGTGGCTTGGGAATTAGCAACAGCTTTAATAGAACAATTCGGATTAGATCGTATGGAACTGATTCGTGAAAATATTGAGAAACATAATGAATATGCGAGGGGATTTTAATGGGAAACATACATATTCAAACGAAATCAAAAGAATATGATGTACATGTTGGTAAAGAAGCGTTGTCACACTTAACAATGATCGTTCAAAATATGCAGCCAGCTGTATCTAACGTAATGATCATTTCAGATGAAGCTGTTGCATCACTACATTTACAGACAGTTATCGATGCATTACAAGTGGAGCAGGACGTGTTTTCGTTTGTTGTACCAAGTGGCGAAAAAGAGAAGTCTTTCGAAAATTTCTATGCGGCTCATACGTCAGCTCTTGAAAATAAATTAGATAGAAATTCTTTAATTCTTGCACTGGGAGGCGGAATGATTGGAGATTTAGCTGGTTTTGTTGCTGCATCGTTTATGCGTGGTATTCGCTTTGTGCAGGTTCCGACGACTTTATTAGCGCACGATAGCGCAGTAGGTGGGAAAGTAGCGATTAATCATCCGTTAGGTAAAAATATGATTGGTGCATTCCATCAGCCAGAAGCAGTTGTATATCATACACCGTTTTTACAGTCTCTTCCTAAAAAAGAGTGGCGTTCAGGTTATGCAGAGGTGATAAAGCATGCTCTTATTGGTGATGTGGAGCTATATCATTGGTTAAAAGAAGAAGTGCAAACATTAGCGGATCTTCGTGATGAGAAGTTAATCCATATATTAACGAAGGCGATTCCTGTAAAGGCAAATGTTGTATCACAAGATGAAACAGAGAAGGGTGTACGTGCCCATTTGAACTTTGGACATACGTTAGGACATGCTCTTGAAAAAGAGCTAGGGTATGGAAATATTACTCACGGTGACGGCGTAGCGGTTGGAATGTTATTCGCCATATTTTTAAGTGAGCAAGTGTACAAGGTTAATCTTGCTTATGAAGATATGAAGCAGTGGTTCTTGAAATACGGCTATCCAAAAATGCCAAGAGATTTGAATGTAGAGCGCCTCGTTCAATTGATGAAACAAGATAAGAAAGCAAATGCAGGAGCAATTCATATGGTGCTTATGCAGGAATATGGGGTAGTGAATGTCGTATCTATTTCAGATGAGACTGTTCATATTGCGTTAGAGGCATTTCAAAAAGATATGGTTTAAAATGATAGCGAAGTGTTGTGAAGTGCTCATTTAGAGGTATTCTCGTAATAGTGACGGTTATGATAAAAGATTACAGTAAGGGGCTATAACTGTATTGTAATCAAATTGAATGAAATGACTGGGGGAAGAAAAATGAGAGTGAAAGAGCAATTGTTAACTTTGAGAGCGTATGTACCTGGGAAAAACATTGAAGAAGTAAAAAGGGAATATGGATTATCGAAAATTGTGAAATTAGCATCGAACGAAAATCCATTCGGTTGCTCAGCGCGTGTGACAGAAGCATTAACTTCTTTAGCGAGCCAATATGCCCTTTATCCAGATGGATATGCCTTTGAACTTCGGACAAAAGTAGCGGAACATTTAGGTGTAAAAGCAGAACAACTACTATTTGGTAGTGGATTAGATGAAGTCATTCAAATGATTAGCCGAGCGTTACTACATGAAAGAACAAACGTTGTAATGGCGAATCCTACGTTTTCACAATATCATCACCATGCTGTTATTGAAGGAGCAGAAGTTCGTGAAGTATCACTTAAAGATGGTATTCACGATTTAGATGCAATGCTAGAGCAAGTAGATGATAAAACGAAAATTGTATGGATTTGTAATCCGAATAATCCGACAGGTACATATGTTGAGAAACAAAAATTACTTTCATTTTTAGAATCGGTTCCTAAGTCGGCTCTCGTTATTATGGACGAAGCATATTATGAATACGCGGAAGCAGAAGACTATCCGCAAACATTACCACTTCTTGAAAAGTATGAAAATCTTATGGTTTTACGCACGTTTTCAAAAGCATATGGTTTAGCTGCTTTTCGTATTGGATATGCGATTGGGGATGCGAAGTTAATCGGACAGCTAGAAGTAGCAAGGTTACCATTCAATACATCAACTGTAGCGCAATCTGTAGCACTCGCTGCATTAGAAGATCAAGCCTTTTTACAAGATTGTGTGAAAAAGAATGCTGAAGGTCTAAATCAGTATTATGCATTTTGTAAAGAATATAACGTATTCTATTATCCATCTCAAACAAATTTCATTTTCTTAAAACTTGGTATACCGGGTAATGAAGCTTTCGAACGATTAATGAAAAAAGGATATATCGTTCGTTCTGGTGCTGCATTTGGTATCGATGATGGTATTCGTATTACTGTCGGTTTGAAAGAAGAAAATGATGAAATTATAGAGTTGCTGAAAGAGCTTGTAAATGAGCAAGTACAGAAAGAAGAAACATATTCTTAAGAGATTGTGAAGGCTCCTATTATAGGAGCCTTTTTTATCGTATTAAAAATAAAGGTTGAAGACTGGTAATTAAGTTGTTCTGTAAATCACGGTTTGTATGGCTTGATAATTAGTGAGAGAAGTTATTTGCACGGTCATAAAAGAAAGCGGTACAATAGAAGATGATGATAAGGTATCGGTGTCATATCCGAACCTTTTGAACAATTACCTACTCTGTAAGAAGAAGTATAAGAAGAAGCATGCTCATTCTAAAGGTTGCGTTCTAACAGTGAGTTGCTTATGATAAAGTGAAACTTTAATCAGTGGGGGGATGTTTATCCCCCGCTGATTATTAGTTGAACCAATCGGGCTTTTACGGGCAGTTGATCCCCAAACTAATTTCTTTGCCTTAGCTGAATTTTGAGGTGGGGGTCTTACTGCCCGTTAATAGCGGGGTAAATGAACAGAAGAGAATATTTTTTAGAATTAAAGGAGACGTTTATGCAAAAGTTTGAACAAGTTGTTTCATATATTGAAAATGGTGAAGCGGAAAAAGGATTACAATTATTAAAAGAACAATTAAAAATTGCAAATGATGAAGAGAAGTATGATATCGCTCGTTACTATCATACACTTGGATTTACAGATGAGGCATTAGCGATTACTGAAGACTTACGTTTACTGTATCCGGAAGAAAGTGAATTCACTGTATTTTTAGCAGAATTATATATTGATCTAGATAAAGAAGATGAAGCGATTGAAGTACTTCATGATATTCCAGAAAATGACGATTTATATGTTCAATCTTTATTACTTGTTGCAGATTTATTCCAAATGCAAGGTTTTGATGATGTAGCAGAGCAAAAACTATTAAAGGCGAAAGAAATGATGCCTGATGAACCTGTTATTACGTTTGGGTTAGCAGAATTATATAGTAGTAAAGGTGAAGAACAAAAGGCAATTACTTATTATGAATCGCTATTAGCGGAACATAAAGTAATGGGTGGTGTTGTAATCGCACTTCGTCTTGCAGAAACGTTAAGTGCGATTGGAAACTGGGAAGAGGCGATTTCTTATTATGAAGCAGGCCTAGAGGAACAAAAAGATATTCACTCATTATTTGGATATGCCTTCACATTATACCAAGGTGAAGAATATCAGAGAGCAATCGGT from Bacillus cereus G9842 includes the following:
- a CDS encoding NAD(P)H-dependent glycerol-3-phosphate dehydrogenase translates to MTKITVVGAGSWGTALAMVLADNGHDVRIWGNRSELMDEMNTKHENSRYLPGITLPSTIVAYSSLEEALVDVNTVLLVVPTKAYRDVLQEMKEIVTEPITWIHASKGIEPGTSKRISEVIEEEIPENLIKDVVVLSGPSHAEEVGLRQATTVTSAAKRMEAAEEVQDLFMNSYFRVYTNPDIVGVELGGALKNIIALAAGITDGLGLGDNAKAALMTRGLTEIARLGRKMGGNPLTFAGLTGMGDLIVTCTSVHSRNWRAGNMLGKGHSLEEVLESMGMVVEGVRTTKAAHELAEKMEVEMPITAALYDVLFNGNNVKDAVGSLMGRVRKHEVEAIPDLL
- a CDS encoding stage VI sporulation protein F, giving the protein MDNNIFNNIEKEAKVNKEDIFKLASSVQNANLRDETVLRQLIHQVALMAGREVPKEQEDQIVKAIINNNMPADFGSLSKMFKK
- a CDS encoding DUF2768 domain-containing protein, with translation MSEGLMKMWLALGAIGFMFFAVSFILLSRHKIQNKLLKGITALVAYTLMVVSGIVIFLVVFSGPVQQ
- the spoIVA gene encoding stage IV sporulation protein A, with amino-acid sequence MEKVDIFKDIAERTGGDIYFGVVGAVRTGKSTFIKKFMELVVIPNIENESDRQRAQDELPQSAAGRTIMTTEPKFVPNQAVSIEVDEGLEVNIRLVDCVGYTVPGAKGYEDENGPRMINTPWYEEPIPFHEAAEIGTRKVIQEHSTIGVVITTDGTIGEIPRRDYIEAEERVVNELKEVGKPFIMIINTVQPYHPDTEQLRQSLSEEYDIPVIAMSVESLRETDVYNVLREALFEFPVLEVNVNLPSWVMVLNEGHWLRQSYQEAVQETVKDIKRLRDVDRVVWQFSQYEFIDRASLAGIDMGQGVAEIDLYAPDELYDQILKEVVGVEIRGKDHLLKLMLDLSHAKTEYDQVADALRMVKQTGYGVAAPALADMSLDEPEIIRHGSRFGVKLKAVAPSIHMIKVDVESTFEPIIGTEKQSEELVRYLMQDFEDDPLSIWNSDIFGRSLSSIVREGIQAKLSLMPENARYKLKETLERIINEGSGGLIAIIL
- a CDS encoding HU family DNA-binding protein, producing MNKTDLINAVAEASSLSKKDATKAVDAVFDSILEALKQGDKVQLIGFGNFEVRERAARKGRNPQTGEEIEIAASKVPAFKPGKALKDAVK
- the folE gene encoding GTP cyclohydrolase I FolE yields the protein MAKVNLEQIEHAVRLILEAIGDDPNREGVLDTPKRVAKMYAEVFSGMHEDPKEHLHKVFGEDHEELVLVKDIPFYSMCEHHLVPFYGVAHVAYIPQGGKVTGLSKLARTVDTIARRPQLQERITSTVANSIMEVLEPHGVMVVVEAEHMCMTMRGVKKPGAKTVTTAVRGVLENDAAARSEILSFIKTK
- a CDS encoding heptaprenyl diphosphate synthase component 1; the protein is MCDIYGGYAGIKEKLMEKLRHPYFINYIEEPFIDEEKIALLYGALKSANLHIEQIEHYVVTIMLVQIALDTHEKVSNKAGEEAIESHKCRQLTVLAGDYYSGLYYYLLSMNRDIVLIRALAEGIKEINEHKIMLYQKAHETTDDIMKSVVTIESALLQKTCDHFQLSHWKPFITYVLGGNRLQKEIQLYADKQHSPVFQAMQDALGDKAEVVINSWMMELRKKEKQFLENHIDINEINSVLRDK
- the menG gene encoding 2-heptaprenyl-1,4-naphthoquinone methyltransferase — encoded protein: MQQSKEERVHDVFEKISDKYDVMNSVISFQRHKAWRKETMRIMDVQPGSQALDVCCGTADWTIALAGAVGEQGKVVGLDFSENMLSVGKQKVEALQLKQVELLHGNAMELPFEDNTFDYVTIGFGLRNVPDYMHVLKEMTRVVKPGGKVICLETSQPTMIGFRQGYILYFKYIMPLFGKMFAKSYKEYSWLQESASTFPGMKELAQMFEQAGLERVQVKPFTFGVAAMHLGIKPESK